One segment of Candidatus Fermentibacter sp. DNA contains the following:
- a CDS encoding rubredoxin produces MDKYVCVVCGWVYNPELGDPDGGIPAGTAYADLPDDWVCPVCGAPKTEFEKE; encoded by the coding sequence ATGGACAAGTACGTATGCGTCGTGTGCGGCTGGGTCTATAACCCCGAGCTGGGCGACCCCGACGGCGGCATCCCCGCCGGAACGGCGTACGCCGACCTCCCGGACGACTGGGTCTGCCCGGTCTGCGGCGCTCCGAAGACCGAGTTCGAGAAGGAGTAG
- the deoC gene encoding deoxyribose-phosphate aldolase has protein sequence MTPALLAGMIDHTLLSPGATSADIGALCAEAAENRFHTVCVNPSRVALASSLLGGTGVLVCSVVGFPLGACRSKPVETSLAVSDGAGEIDMVLDIGALRDGDTSAAEADVARVVEAASGMPVKVIIETCLLTDPEKLAACSVCEAGGASFVKTSTGFSSGGATVGDVRLIRRAVGNRLRVKASGGIADLDAALAMIEAGADRLGLSRSVRIMGEMRLRAAGGVVQPPAEGSGSDSCSAETALEGSDRHPREKE, from the coding sequence ATGACGCCCGCCCTCCTGGCGGGCATGATCGACCACACCCTGCTCTCGCCCGGGGCAACCTCGGCCGACATCGGCGCGCTCTGCGCCGAAGCTGCGGAGAACCGCTTCCATACCGTCTGCGTCAACCCCTCCAGAGTCGCGCTGGCTTCATCCCTCCTCGGGGGCACCGGGGTGCTGGTCTGCTCCGTGGTCGGCTTCCCGCTCGGAGCCTGCAGGTCGAAGCCGGTCGAGACATCCCTCGCCGTCTCCGACGGCGCGGGCGAGATAGACATGGTGCTGGACATCGGGGCCCTCAGGGACGGGGACACCTCCGCGGCCGAGGCGGACGTCGCGCGCGTGGTCGAGGCCGCATCGGGCATGCCCGTCAAGGTGATCATCGAGACCTGCCTGCTCACGGATCCGGAGAAGCTCGCGGCGTGCTCCGTCTGCGAGGCCGGAGGCGCCTCGTTCGTGAAGACCTCGACCGGCTTCTCGAGCGGGGGCGCCACTGTCGGCGACGTGAGGCTGATCAGGCGGGCGGTGGGGAACAGGCTGCGCGTGAAGGCCTCGGGCGGCATAGCCGACCTGGACGCCGCGCTCGCGATGATAGAGGCCGGAGCCGACAGGCTGGGTCTCAGCCGCAGCGTCCGGATAATGGGTGAAATGAGGTTGCGGGCGGCTGGTGGGGTCGTCCAGCCGCCCGCCGAGGGTTCTGGTTCCGATTCCTGCTCTGCGGAGACGGCCCTGGAGGGGTCAGACCGGCATCCGCGTGAGAAGGAATAA
- a CDS encoding transketolase C-terminal domain-containing protein → MKTKPTREGWIEGLLEAAGRNDRIVLLDADVSRSIGGERFADRFPARHFNVGVSEQEMISEAAGLALAGFVPFVQSYAVFCAGRAWEQIRTSVCHMGLGVKIGGAHAGLSAGPDGATHQALEDVAVMRVLPGMTVLVPADSNQTRAAAITAAETEGPFYVRFGRNPVPEIYPEGCRVVPGGADVLREGSDVLLAAAGAMVGVCLDAASMLQASGISAAVVNAYSIKPLASDLLVELASRCGCAVAAMDHQEAGGLFGAVSELMARRCPVPVEPVGVPDSFGESGSPEEVFARFGLTAEGVASAAVRVVSRASR, encoded by the coding sequence TTGAAAACGAAACCGACCAGGGAGGGCTGGATCGAGGGCCTTCTCGAAGCCGCCGGCAGAAACGACAGGATCGTCCTCCTCGACGCCGACGTGTCGCGCTCCATAGGCGGCGAGAGGTTCGCCGACAGGTTCCCGGCGCGGCACTTCAACGTGGGCGTCAGCGAGCAGGAGATGATCTCCGAGGCGGCGGGCCTGGCCCTGGCCGGTTTCGTGCCCTTCGTGCAGAGCTACGCCGTGTTCTGCGCGGGCCGCGCCTGGGAGCAGATCCGCACGAGCGTATGCCACATGGGTCTCGGCGTGAAGATCGGGGGAGCCCATGCCGGCCTGAGCGCAGGCCCCGACGGGGCCACCCACCAGGCCCTGGAGGACGTGGCGGTCATGCGGGTCCTGCCCGGGATGACCGTCCTCGTCCCCGCGGACTCGAACCAGACCAGGGCTGCCGCCATCACGGCCGCTGAGACGGAGGGGCCCTTCTACGTGAGGTTCGGCAGGAACCCCGTTCCCGAGATCTATCCCGAGGGATGCAGGGTCGTGCCCGGCGGGGCCGACGTTCTCAGGGAGGGATCCGACGTGCTCCTGGCGGCGGCCGGGGCGATGGTCGGGGTCTGCCTCGACGCAGCCTCGATGCTCCAGGCTTCGGGGATCTCGGCCGCGGTCGTCAACGCCTACTCTATAAAGCCCCTTGCCTCGGATCTGCTGGTCGAGCTCGCCTCCCGCTGCGGGTGCGCCGTGGCCGCCATGGACCACCAGGAGGCGGGCGGGCTCTTCGGAGCGGTGTCCGAGCTCATGGCCCGGCGCTGCCCGGTGCCGGTCGAACCCGTGGGAGTGCCGGACAGCTTCGGCGAGAGCGGATCGCCGGAGGAGGTCTTCGCCCGCTTCGGCCTCACGGCGGAGGGAGTTGCCTCCGCGGCCGTCAGGGTGGTTTCGAGGGCGTCTCGTTGA
- a CDS encoding TIGR02757 family protein, with protein sequence MPDPFPAGSLSLSDSLEGLYGRYNTRAFVEPDPLQFLYLYDDPADRELAALAASSLAYGRVEQIIRNVSRLLDAMGPSPSAFLGSCRTPGDASGACSFRHRFTPGEEMSAVLFAASRIQGHAGSLQETFRGAAGAHEAGTLLVEAILREAGLGRSSMLPHPGLGSACKRLNLMFRWMVRCDDVDPGGWDALGPSQLLVPLDVHMHRAGLLLGMTERRQADAATVAEITEGFRRIRPDDPARYDFALTRFGIRRELSREDLLRELALPQPAAR encoded by the coding sequence TTGCCTGACCCGTTCCCGGCCGGTTCCCTCTCTCTTTCCGACTCGCTCGAAGGGCTCTACGGACGCTACAACACAAGGGCGTTCGTAGAGCCCGATCCGCTCCAGTTCCTGTACCTGTACGACGATCCCGCCGACCGCGAGCTGGCAGCCCTCGCAGCGTCATCCCTCGCCTACGGGCGCGTCGAGCAGATCATCCGGAACGTGTCGAGGCTGCTGGACGCGATGGGGCCTTCGCCATCGGCCTTCCTCGGGAGCTGCCGGACCCCCGGCGACGCCTCGGGGGCCTGCTCCTTCAGGCACAGGTTCACCCCCGGCGAGGAGATGTCGGCGGTCCTGTTCGCGGCCTCGAGGATACAGGGGCATGCCGGTTCGCTGCAGGAGACCTTCCGCGGTGCCGCCGGCGCGCATGAGGCCGGCACGTTGCTCGTGGAGGCCATTCTTCGGGAGGCGGGGCTCGGGAGGTCGAGCATGCTGCCTCATCCCGGGCTCGGGAGCGCGTGCAAGAGGCTCAACCTGATGTTCCGCTGGATGGTGAGGTGCGACGACGTCGATCCGGGGGGCTGGGATGCCCTCGGGCCGTCTCAGCTGCTGGTGCCCCTCGACGTGCACATGCACAGGGCGGGCCTGCTGCTGGGCATGACGGAAAGGCGTCAGGCCGACGCGGCCACCGTTGCCGAGATAACAGAAGGCTTCCGGCGCATCAGGCCGGACGATCCCGCCAGGTACGACTTCGCGCTCACGCGCTTCGGGATCAGGCGCGAGCTCTCGCGGGAGGACCTTCTCAGGGAGCTCGCCCTGCCGCAGCCCGCCGCCCGCTGA
- a CDS encoding D-2-hydroxyacid dehydrogenase: MARILVCDPISPDAVAEIRAAGHEVVEKPGMTPDELVATIPGFDAMVVRSATKVTRPVLEKAAGTLKLVVRGGVGMDNIDAEAAKEFGVKVMNTPGASSVAVAELAMAQMLACCRSISRADRTCKDGKWEKKAFSKGIELWHSTLGLVGFGRIAREVAKRALAFEMKVIFYDPFVNDAGGMDARKVDLDTLCREADFISLHIPMSPETRHIISKKQFDMMKEGVVLVNCARGGTVDEVALGEALRSGKVFAAGTDVFEKEPPEDLSLVSCENLIATPHIGAGTAGATARVGGEVSKILIEYFK, from the coding sequence ATGGCAAGGATTCTCGTCTGTGACCCCATCTCCCCGGATGCCGTAGCCGAAATCAGGGCTGCGGGTCACGAAGTGGTGGAGAAGCCGGGCATGACGCCCGACGAGCTCGTCGCGACCATCCCGGGTTTCGACGCAATGGTCGTCCGCAGTGCGACGAAGGTGACCAGGCCCGTGCTCGAGAAGGCCGCCGGCACGCTCAAGCTCGTTGTCAGGGGCGGCGTGGGCATGGACAACATCGACGCCGAGGCAGCGAAGGAATTCGGGGTGAAGGTCATGAACACCCCCGGCGCCAGCTCCGTGGCCGTCGCAGAGCTCGCCATGGCCCAGATGCTCGCGTGCTGCAGGTCCATCTCCCGCGCCGACCGCACCTGCAAGGACGGGAAGTGGGAGAAGAAGGCCTTCAGCAAGGGCATCGAGCTGTGGCACTCCACCCTCGGCCTCGTCGGCTTCGGCAGGATAGCCCGCGAAGTGGCGAAGAGGGCGCTCGCATTCGAGATGAAGGTGATCTTCTACGATCCCTTCGTGAATGACGCAGGTGGAATGGACGCCAGGAAGGTCGACCTCGACACGCTCTGCCGCGAGGCCGACTTCATCAGCCTGCACATCCCCATGTCCCCCGAGACCAGGCACATCATCTCGAAGAAGCAGTTCGACATGATGAAGGAGGGTGTCGTGCTGGTGAACTGCGCCAGGGGCGGCACCGTGGACGAGGTCGCGCTCGGCGAGGCTCTCAGGTCCGGGAAGGTCTTCGCGGCCGGCACCGACGTTTTCGAGAAGGAGCCCCCCGAGGACCTCTCGCTCGTCTCCTGCGAGAACCTGATCGCCACCCCGCACATAGGCGCCGGCACGGCGGGCGCCACCGCGCGCGTGGGCGGCGAGGTCTCGAAGATATTGATCGAGTACTTCAAGTAG
- a CDS encoding UvrD-helicase domain-containing protein → MHGTGLNPEQAEAVGYLGGHLLVLAGAGSGKTRVLTCRIAHLLDARVVEPRRILAVTFTNKAAGEMTERVAKLSPSDAPKVRMGTFHSVCAWILRREASAGGWPENFSIYDADDQKSLLRSLLKGSPVEARVTPGSAQSWISKWKNSMTPPATAVEEAGNDMEREIALIYSAYDGALRRNGAFDFDDLLTVVLGFIRQDADAGRRYSGMFGHILVDEYQDTNLVQREILRSLGGPGSMVCAVGDDDQAIYGWRGARVSNILDFPDDFPGTRIIRLERNYRSTPAILRAASSLVSYNRGRHGKVLWTERPEGERVTVASLRNPEDEAAWILREVSDLGTRGVRPGDIAVLYRTNAQSRAFESAALLSGIPYQVVGSLRFYEREEIKDIVAWLRVLANPGDAVSLSRVINKPARGIGDRSRDLFFTHLSSSGGLPHELMKRADRIAGLPRAAAASLANLGSFLAGASSLVADGAPASEVVDAVAAGSGMLEALDPSSVEGSSRLENINEFRRSAAEYDTLHPGAGLPGFLTSISLMTTSDSYDSGSDRLSLMTLHCAKGLEFGTVFVAGVEEGLLPFIRAGRFGPDDLEEERRLLYVGMTRAMERLCLTWAQHRARPGVSAGGPSRFLGELSLEGSQDSGAGGGRDGTGAPAAFAEVQAAPAIVTYAKGNVIHHPRYGLGLVVKAARRGGEWQLTVDFGMDEPKVLLTGYVPITIVREKGGFPGGDS, encoded by the coding sequence ATGCACGGAACCGGACTGAACCCCGAACAGGCTGAAGCCGTCGGCTATCTCGGAGGGCACCTGCTCGTGCTCGCCGGCGCCGGCAGCGGCAAGACGCGCGTCCTGACGTGCAGGATCGCCCATCTCCTCGATGCCCGCGTGGTGGAGCCCAGGAGGATACTGGCCGTCACCTTCACCAACAAGGCCGCCGGGGAGATGACCGAGCGCGTGGCGAAGCTCTCCCCGTCGGACGCGCCGAAGGTCAGGATGGGCACCTTCCACTCGGTCTGCGCGTGGATCCTCAGGCGCGAGGCTTCGGCCGGGGGCTGGCCCGAGAACTTCTCCATCTACGACGCCGACGATCAGAAGTCGCTGCTGCGCAGCCTGCTGAAGGGATCCCCGGTGGAGGCCAGGGTGACCCCGGGGTCGGCCCAGTCGTGGATATCGAAGTGGAAGAACTCGATGACCCCGCCCGCGACGGCGGTCGAGGAGGCGGGGAACGACATGGAGCGCGAGATCGCGCTCATCTACTCCGCCTATGACGGGGCTCTCCGGAGGAACGGAGCGTTCGACTTCGACGACTTGTTGACGGTGGTCCTCGGATTCATCCGTCAAGATGCCGACGCGGGCAGGCGGTACTCGGGCATGTTCGGGCACATCCTCGTCGACGAGTACCAGGACACCAACCTGGTGCAGCGGGAGATACTGCGGAGCCTGGGCGGTCCAGGGAGCATGGTCTGCGCGGTGGGCGACGACGATCAGGCCATCTACGGGTGGAGGGGGGCGAGGGTCTCGAACATCCTCGACTTCCCCGACGACTTCCCCGGGACCAGGATCATCAGGCTGGAGAGGAACTACAGGTCCACCCCCGCCATCCTCAGGGCAGCCTCCTCGCTCGTCTCATACAACAGGGGGCGCCATGGCAAGGTCCTCTGGACCGAGCGCCCGGAAGGCGAGCGGGTCACGGTCGCGAGCCTGCGCAACCCCGAGGACGAGGCCGCCTGGATCCTGCGCGAGGTTTCCGACCTCGGCACGCGCGGCGTGAGGCCGGGCGACATCGCGGTGCTGTACCGGACGAACGCCCAGTCCAGGGCCTTCGAGAGCGCGGCACTGCTCTCGGGCATACCGTACCAGGTCGTCGGCTCCCTAAGGTTCTACGAGCGCGAGGAGATAAAGGACATCGTGGCGTGGCTCCGGGTGCTCGCCAACCCCGGCGACGCCGTGAGCCTGTCGAGGGTCATCAACAAGCCCGCCCGGGGGATAGGCGACAGGAGCAGAGACCTGTTCTTCACTCATCTCTCCTCCTCGGGCGGCCTTCCCCACGAACTGATGAAGCGGGCCGACAGGATCGCGGGGCTCCCCAGGGCCGCCGCGGCATCGCTCGCGAACCTCGGCTCTTTCCTCGCCGGCGCATCCTCCCTGGTGGCGGACGGAGCCCCGGCCTCCGAAGTGGTGGACGCCGTGGCCGCCGGGTCCGGAATGCTGGAGGCCCTCGATCCGTCGAGCGTCGAAGGCTCGTCCAGACTTGAGAACATCAACGAATTCAGGCGCTCCGCCGCCGAGTACGACACTCTCCATCCCGGGGCCGGGCTGCCAGGCTTCCTCACATCCATAAGCCTCATGACCACTTCCGATTCCTACGACAGCGGATCGGACAGGCTCTCCCTGATGACCCTGCACTGCGCCAAGGGGCTCGAGTTCGGCACCGTCTTCGTCGCCGGCGTCGAGGAGGGGCTCCTTCCCTTCATAAGGGCCGGGAGGTTCGGGCCGGACGATCTGGAGGAGGAGAGGCGGCTGCTGTACGTCGGCATGACCAGGGCCATGGAGAGGCTGTGCCTGACGTGGGCCCAGCACAGGGCCAGGCCCGGGGTGAGTGCGGGCGGACCCTCCAGGTTCCTCGGCGAACTCTCGCTCGAAGGTTCGCAGGATTCGGGGGCGGGCGGCGGACGCGACGGCACCGGGGCGCCCGCAGCCTTCGCGGAGGTGCAGGCGGCGCCCGCGATCGTCACCTACGCGAAGGGGAACGTGATCCACCACCCCAGATACGGCCTCGGCCTCGTGGTGAAGGCCGCCAGGCGCGGGGGGGAGTGGCAGCTCACGGTGGACTTCGGCATGGACGAACCCAAGGTGCTCCTCACGGGTTATGTTCCCATCACGATAGTAAGGGAGAAGGGCGGTTTCCCGGGTGGAGATTCCTGA
- a CDS encoding transketolase, translating into MEIPDLPNLAARIRLDVLEMIHAAGSGHPGGSLSAVEILVQLFFREMKAGADRDRFILSKGHAAPALYAVMAARGMLPRSELSSLRRLGSRLQGHPDMHRLPGLDSSTGSLGQGFAAAVGLARGLRLSGSSARVYCLLGDGELQEGAVWEAAAGAAHAGLGNIVAIVDCNGVQLDGPVDSIKRQKPASERWLAWGWHALDLDGHSFESLEEAFREARAVSMPVALCARTVKGRGVSFMEGSCAWHGRCPDASELERARGEIGANP; encoded by the coding sequence GTGGAGATTCCTGATCTTCCGAACCTCGCAGCCCGGATCAGGCTCGACGTGCTCGAGATGATCCACGCGGCGGGGTCCGGCCATCCCGGCGGGTCGCTCTCGGCCGTGGAGATACTCGTCCAGCTCTTCTTCCGCGAGATGAAGGCCGGGGCCGACCGCGACCGGTTCATCCTCTCGAAGGGCCATGCCGCGCCCGCGCTCTACGCCGTGATGGCCGCCCGGGGGATGCTGCCCCGGAGCGAGCTCTCCTCTCTCAGGCGCCTCGGCTCCAGGCTGCAGGGCCATCCCGACATGCACAGGCTCCCGGGGCTGGACTCCTCCACGGGGAGCCTCGGGCAGGGCTTCGCCGCGGCCGTGGGGCTCGCGCGCGGCCTGCGGCTCTCGGGCTCCTCCGCAAGGGTGTACTGCCTGCTCGGCGACGGCGAGCTGCAGGAGGGCGCCGTCTGGGAGGCCGCAGCGGGGGCGGCGCACGCCGGGCTCGGGAACATCGTCGCCATCGTCGACTGCAACGGAGTCCAGCTCGACGGCCCGGTCGACTCGATCAAGCGGCAGAAGCCCGCATCGGAGAGATGGCTGGCCTGGGGCTGGCATGCCCTCGACCTCGACGGCCACTCGTTCGAATCGCTCGAAGAAGCCTTCCGCGAGGCCAGGGCGGTCTCCATGCCCGTCGCGCTCTGCGCGAGGACGGTCAAGGGCAGGGGAGTGTCGTTCATGGAGGGGAGCTGCGCGTGGCACGGCAGGTGCCCTGACGCCTCCGAGCTCGAGAGGGCCCGGGGGGAGATCGGAGCGAACCCGTGA
- a CDS encoding penicillin-binding protein activator LpoB: MERRLLIALASATLLAVSGCGRTVTRTDPETVTDLSGWWNDTDARMVADSMIEICMAGSWLTDFNGDQRGDRPVIVVGSVLNRTTEHISTDVFMNEIERAFIESGSVDVVAARTERGEIRGEREDQQRFGSPETAAEFGRELGADYIMMGTLDSIIDESGDTRAVYYTISLDLTDVETIRKAWMGNLEIKKIVEW; this comes from the coding sequence GTGGAAAGAAGGCTTCTGATCGCTCTGGCCTCCGCGACCCTGCTCGCCGTGTCCGGCTGCGGGCGGACGGTCACCAGGACCGATCCGGAGACCGTCACCGATCTGAGCGGCTGGTGGAACGACACCGACGCGAGGATGGTGGCGGACTCGATGATCGAGATCTGCATGGCGGGCTCCTGGCTCACCGACTTCAACGGCGACCAGCGCGGCGACAGGCCGGTGATAGTCGTCGGCAGCGTGCTCAACCGCACCACCGAGCACATCTCCACCGACGTGTTCATGAACGAGATAGAGAGGGCGTTCATCGAGTCCGGCAGCGTGGACGTGGTCGCCGCCAGGACGGAGCGCGGCGAGATCCGCGGCGAGCGCGAGGACCAGCAGCGCTTCGGCTCCCCCGAGACTGCGGCCGAGTTCGGGCGCGAGCTGGGGGCCGACTACATCATGATGGGCACGCTCGACTCGATCATCGACGAGAGCGGGGACACCAGGGCCGTGTACTACACGATCTCCCTCGACCTGACCGACGTCGAGACCATCCGCAAGGCCTGGATGGGCAACCTGGAGATCAAGAAGATAGTAGAGTGGTGA